In one window of Opitutus sp. GAS368 DNA:
- the atpG gene encoding ATP synthase F1 subunit gamma, with protein sequence MASTRDIRRRIKSVKNTRQITKAMELVAASKMKKAQSAALAGRPYAQLMADMLAALAGRVENIFEHPLIAKREVKTRGILVVSTDKGLCGPLNANLFKLVTEIKTPAKYVAIGRKGAQFLARTKRDILADFTVSDRAAFNEVKVVVEFMVKLFLEGTIDTVEVIYPRYKNTLVQEAIIRPVLPLTNVREFIAQNRTGADGVKFTDDRDMLFEPDVKSVLEALLPFYVNRYIYQLVLSAKASEQSARMVAMKTAKDNATKLLGDLTLEYNKARQAGITQEILEIAAAAFSAT encoded by the coding sequence ATGGCCTCCACCCGCGACATCCGCCGGCGCATCAAGTCGGTCAAGAACACCCGCCAGATCACCAAGGCGATGGAGCTCGTCGCCGCGTCGAAGATGAAGAAGGCGCAGTCGGCCGCCCTCGCGGGCCGGCCCTACGCCCAGCTGATGGCCGACATGCTCGCCGCGCTCGCCGGTCGCGTCGAAAACATCTTCGAGCATCCCCTGATCGCCAAGCGCGAGGTGAAGACCCGCGGCATCCTGGTGGTTTCGACCGACAAGGGCCTGTGCGGTCCGCTCAACGCCAACCTCTTCAAGCTCGTCACCGAGATCAAGACGCCCGCCAAGTATGTGGCCATCGGCCGCAAGGGCGCGCAGTTCCTCGCCCGCACCAAGCGCGACATCCTCGCCGACTTCACCGTCTCCGACCGCGCGGCGTTCAACGAGGTGAAGGTCGTCGTCGAGTTCATGGTGAAGCTGTTCCTCGAGGGCACGATCGACACCGTCGAGGTCATCTACCCGCGCTACAAGAACACCCTCGTGCAGGAGGCCATCATCCGCCCGGTGCTCCCGCTGACCAACGTCCGCGAGTTCATCGCGCAGAACCGCACCGGCGCCGACGGGGTGAAGTTCACCGACGACCGCGACATGCTGTTCGAGCCGGATGTGAAGTCCGTGCTCGAGGCCCTGCTGCCGTTCTACGTCAACCGCTACATCTACCAGCTCGTCCTCTCCGCCAAGGCCTCCGAGCAGAGCGCCCGCATGGTCGCGATGAAGACCGCCAAGGACAACGCCACCAAGCTCCTCGGCGACCTCACGCTGGAATACAACAAGGCCCGCCAGGCGGGCATCACCCAGGAAATTCTCGAGATCGCGGCCGCCGCCTTCTCCGCCACGTAA
- a CDS encoding four helix bundle protein, protein MFHQHGDLRDRTREFARRIARACRTLPGRDNVARVWGDQLLRAGGSVGANYREAQRGRSRAEYRSKLGDCLREADESLFWMELLELEGCFKPALIGPLKQEAGELVAIFVTLLK, encoded by the coding sequence ATGTTCCATCAACACGGAGACCTGCGAGACCGCACGCGCGAGTTTGCGCGCCGGATCGCCCGTGCTTGCCGGACACTTCCCGGACGGGACAACGTCGCCCGCGTGTGGGGCGACCAGCTTCTTCGTGCCGGCGGCTCCGTCGGCGCAAACTATCGCGAAGCGCAACGTGGTCGGTCGCGCGCGGAATACCGTTCCAAGCTCGGCGACTGCCTTCGTGAAGCCGATGAATCGTTGTTCTGGATGGAGCTCCTCGAGCTTGAGGGCTGTTTCAAGCCCGCGCTTATCGGCCCGCTCAAGCAGGAAGCCGGCGAGCTTGTCGCCATCTTTGTCACCCTTCTCAAATAA
- the atpD gene encoding F0F1 ATP synthase subunit beta, producing MSNTGKIVQVIGAVVDVQFAENSIPPIYQALTISFTVSGKKELLTLEVQQHLGAGVARAIAMSSSEGLVRGMEVVDTGAPITVPVGDCVLGRIFDVTGNAVDGKGPVNFTKRYPIHRPAPSLTDQNTKAEILETGIKVIDLICPFIKGGKAGAFGGAGVGKTVVILELINNIAKAHGGYSVFAGVGERSREGNDLYHEMSEAGVINQKDLSKSKVALVYGQMNEPPGARMRVALSALAMTEYFRDEKNQDVLLFVDNIFRFSQAGSEVSALLGRSPSAVGYQPTLANEMGLLQERITSTKKGSITSVQAVYVPADDLTDPAPANTFAHLDSTIVLERSIAELGIYPAVDPLASVSKALQPDIVGEEHYKVAREVQRVLQRYKDLQDIIAILGLDELSPEDKLMVYRARKIQRLLSQPFAVAEVFTGTPGKYVPVKETVRGFKMILDGELDHVAEGDFYMKGGIDEVIATSAKK from the coding sequence ATGAGCAATACCGGCAAAATCGTCCAAGTCATCGGCGCCGTCGTCGACGTGCAGTTCGCCGAGAACTCCATCCCGCCCATCTACCAGGCGCTGACCATCAGCTTCACCGTCTCCGGCAAGAAAGAGCTCCTGACGCTCGAGGTGCAGCAGCACCTCGGCGCCGGCGTGGCCCGGGCCATCGCCATGTCCTCCTCCGAGGGTCTCGTGCGCGGCATGGAGGTCGTCGACACGGGCGCCCCGATCACTGTCCCCGTGGGCGACTGCGTGCTCGGCCGCATCTTCGACGTCACCGGCAACGCCGTGGACGGCAAGGGCCCGGTCAATTTCACCAAACGCTACCCGATCCACCGCCCGGCTCCCTCGCTGACCGACCAGAATACCAAGGCCGAGATCCTCGAGACCGGCATCAAGGTCATCGACCTCATCTGCCCCTTCATCAAGGGCGGCAAGGCCGGCGCCTTCGGCGGCGCCGGCGTCGGCAAGACCGTCGTCATTCTCGAGCTCATCAACAACATCGCCAAGGCGCACGGCGGCTACTCCGTGTTCGCGGGCGTCGGCGAGCGTTCCCGCGAGGGCAACGACCTTTACCACGAGATGTCCGAGGCCGGCGTCATCAACCAGAAGGACCTCAGCAAGTCCAAGGTCGCGCTGGTCTACGGCCAGATGAACGAGCCCCCGGGTGCCCGTATGCGCGTCGCGCTCTCGGCCCTCGCGATGACCGAGTATTTCCGCGACGAGAAAAACCAGGACGTGCTTCTCTTCGTCGACAACATCTTCCGCTTCTCGCAGGCCGGCTCCGAGGTGTCCGCGCTCCTCGGCCGCTCGCCGTCGGCCGTCGGTTACCAGCCGACGCTCGCCAACGAGATGGGCTTACTCCAGGAGCGCATCACCTCGACGAAGAAGGGCTCCATCACCTCCGTGCAGGCCGTCTACGTGCCCGCCGACGATCTGACCGACCCCGCGCCGGCCAACACGTTCGCGCACCTTGACTCCACGATCGTGCTCGAGCGCTCCATCGCCGAGCTCGGCATTTATCCCGCGGTCGATCCGCTCGCTTCCGTGTCGAAGGCCCTCCAGCCCGACATCGTCGGCGAGGAGCACTACAAGGTCGCCCGCGAGGTGCAGCGCGTCCTCCAGCGCTACAAGGATCTTCAGGACATCATCGCGATCCTCGGCCTCGACGAGCTCTCCCCCGAGGACAAGCTCATGGTCTACCGCGCCCGCAAGATCCAGCGCCTCCTCTCGCAGCCGTTCGCGGTCGCCGAGGTGTTCACCGGCACGCCGGGCAAATACGTTCCCGTCAAGGAGACCGTCCGCGGCTTCAAGATGATTCTCGACGGCGAGCTCGATCACGTGGCCGAGGGTGACTTCTACATGAAGGGCGGCATCGACGAGGTCATCGCCACTTCTGCGAAGAAATAA
- the atpC gene encoding ATP synthase F1 subunit epsilon produces the protein MPLTLEIVTPEAKVYTDTIDSVVVPTVEGEIGVLPGHIPLLAQVADGELRVTKGGATSWLAVGGGFAQIEGDRVRVLAEHAITEEKIDEHVVEAAMKRAQDELKAAKDMDPQQYEHLQSLVRYAGVQLAVKRRRR, from the coding sequence ATGCCCCTCACCCTCGAAATCGTCACTCCGGAAGCCAAGGTGTATACCGACACCATCGACTCCGTCGTCGTCCCGACGGTCGAGGGCGAGATCGGCGTGCTGCCCGGCCACATCCCGCTGCTTGCCCAGGTTGCGGACGGTGAGCTCCGCGTGACCAAAGGCGGCGCCACTTCGTGGCTCGCCGTCGGCGGCGGCTTCGCACAGATTGAGGGCGACCGCGTCCGCGTGCTTGCCGAGCACGCGATCACCGAGGAGAAGATTGACGAACACGTCGTCGAAGCCGCCATGAAGCGCGCCCAGGACGAGCTCAAGGCCGCCAAGGACATGGACCCGCAGCAATACGAGCACCTGCAGAGCCTCGTGCGCTACGCCGGCGTCCAACTCGCCGTCAAACGCCGTCGCCGGTAA
- a CDS encoding FeoA family protein → MPTPHLHLSPLCQLPAGTTGRVCELTGDDSFCQRVREMGFGEAALVTKVSGNTTILCQVNGTRLALSHGAAMNILVEPLPESAR, encoded by the coding sequence ATGCCCACCCCGCACCTCCACCTCTCACCCCTGTGCCAGCTTCCCGCCGGTACCACCGGCCGCGTGTGCGAGCTGACCGGCGACGACAGCTTCTGCCAGCGTGTCCGCGAGATGGGTTTTGGCGAGGCCGCCCTCGTGACCAAGGTTTCCGGCAACACCACGATCCTCTGCCAGGTGAACGGCACCCGCCTCGCCCTCAGCCACGGCGCAGCCATGAACATCCTCGTGGAGCCGCTGCCCGAAAGCGCGCGCTGA
- a CDS encoding FeoA family protein, whose protein sequence is MSASLKLSELALGASARVKDFPKTGATFVRLREMGLLPGTTVTFVRAAPLGDPLEFKLRGYHLTLRRAEAAQITVES, encoded by the coding sequence ATGTCCGCCTCGCTCAAACTTTCGGAGCTCGCGCTTGGCGCCAGTGCACGCGTGAAGGATTTCCCGAAGACCGGCGCGACCTTCGTCCGCCTGCGCGAGATGGGCCTGCTGCCCGGCACGACCGTCACCTTCGTGCGCGCGGCGCCGCTCGGCGACCCGCTGGAGTTCAAGCTCCGCGGCTACCACCTGACGCTGCGCCGGGCCGAGGCCGCGCAAATCACCGTGGAGTCCTGA
- the feoB gene encoding ferrous iron transport protein B: MPELPPHIVSSGKKRAAHSDRTPIYALVGNPNCGKSTLFNALTGLKQKVGNYPGVTVEKRMGETYSQHGKPIKLIDLPGAYSLAARSPDEAVTRDVLLGRRTDTPQPDRILCIVDATNLERNLYLVHQILDLGRPVILVVNMMDLAKTAGLQVRVGRLEQELGIPVIACEAVNGKGLVELKLAMSRIDLPLARHSWDVPAAVAPAVAELQAALTDRDDRSPLVARAEALLLLTDFDTVRVAGSTPLSQRTTDILAHWQQRWEGEGTDWSGTLVASRYESIAKLCTNLVQQSGVTGPSASDKIDAVVIHPLWGWLVLGGVMTALFLSIFTFAEIPMNWIDAHIASFATWVQGVMAPGDLRDLFTDGVISGVGGVLVFLPQILILFFFIGLLENTGYMARAAFIMDRLMSRVGLNGKSFIPLLSSYACAIPGIMATRTIEDPKDRLVTILVAPLMSCSARLPVYLLMIAALLPGDAVPALTKAGIMLLMYALGTLGAFGFAWLFKRTLLKGAPPMMIMELPPYRLPRLRDVALQMFERAGLFLKRAGTIILGISIVLWFLTAYPKHPDPAATATEQIAQSFAGRAGHALEPVIKPLGFDWRVGIGLITSMAAREVFVSSMAVVFSVDNFAGGKNADVAPLRRSLTTATWPGGAKLFTPLVCLTLMVYYVFAMQCMSTVAVVRRETNGWKWPLFQFAYMTGTAWVVCFVIYQTGRALGY, encoded by the coding sequence GTGCCCGAACTGCCTCCGCATATTGTATCTTCGGGCAAGAAACGTGCCGCGCACAGCGATCGCACGCCGATCTACGCGCTGGTCGGCAATCCCAACTGCGGCAAGAGCACGCTCTTCAACGCCCTCACCGGCCTGAAGCAGAAGGTCGGCAACTATCCGGGCGTCACCGTCGAGAAGAGGATGGGCGAGACCTACTCGCAGCACGGCAAACCGATCAAGCTCATCGATCTTCCGGGCGCGTATTCGCTCGCGGCCCGTTCGCCGGACGAGGCGGTCACGCGCGACGTGCTCCTCGGCCGTCGCACCGACACGCCGCAGCCCGACCGCATCCTTTGCATCGTCGATGCCACCAATCTCGAGCGGAACCTCTACCTCGTCCACCAGATCCTCGATCTCGGCCGCCCCGTCATCCTCGTCGTGAACATGATGGACCTCGCGAAAACCGCCGGCTTGCAGGTCCGCGTCGGCCGCCTCGAGCAGGAACTGGGCATCCCGGTCATCGCCTGCGAGGCGGTCAACGGCAAGGGCCTCGTCGAGCTGAAGCTCGCCATGAGCCGCATCGACCTGCCGCTCGCGCGCCACAGCTGGGATGTGCCCGCCGCCGTCGCCCCCGCCGTGGCCGAGCTGCAGGCGGCCCTCACCGACCGCGACGATCGTTCGCCGCTCGTCGCGCGCGCCGAGGCACTGCTGTTGTTGACCGATTTCGACACCGTGCGCGTCGCCGGCTCCACCCCGCTCAGCCAGCGCACGACGGACATCCTCGCGCACTGGCAGCAGCGCTGGGAAGGTGAGGGGACCGACTGGTCCGGCACGCTCGTCGCCAGCCGCTACGAATCCATCGCCAAGCTGTGCACCAACCTGGTCCAGCAATCGGGGGTCACGGGCCCATCCGCATCGGACAAGATCGATGCCGTCGTCATCCACCCGCTCTGGGGCTGGCTGGTGCTCGGCGGCGTGATGACCGCGCTGTTTCTTTCCATTTTCACGTTCGCCGAGATCCCGATGAACTGGATCGACGCCCATATCGCCTCGTTCGCCACCTGGGTGCAGGGCGTGATGGCCCCGGGTGACTTGCGCGACCTGTTCACCGACGGCGTCATCTCCGGCGTCGGCGGCGTGCTGGTGTTCCTGCCGCAGATCCTGATTTTGTTTTTCTTCATCGGGCTGCTCGAGAACACCGGCTACATGGCGCGCGCCGCGTTCATCATGGACCGGCTGATGAGCCGGGTCGGCTTGAACGGCAAGTCGTTCATCCCGCTGCTCAGCTCCTACGCCTGCGCGATTCCCGGCATCATGGCCACGCGCACCATCGAGGATCCCAAGGACCGGCTCGTGACCATCCTCGTTGCGCCGCTGATGAGCTGCTCGGCCCGGCTGCCCGTCTACCTGCTGATGATCGCGGCGCTGCTGCCGGGCGACGCCGTGCCGGCGCTGACCAAGGCCGGGATCATGCTGCTCATGTATGCGCTCGGCACGCTGGGCGCGTTCGGTTTCGCGTGGCTTTTCAAGCGCACCCTGCTGAAGGGCGCGCCGCCGATGATGATCATGGAACTGCCGCCTTACCGCCTGCCGCGGCTGCGCGACGTGGCCCTGCAGATGTTCGAGCGCGCCGGCCTGTTTCTGAAGCGCGCCGGCACCATCATCCTTGGCATCAGCATCGTGCTCTGGTTCCTCACCGCCTACCCGAAGCACCCGGATCCCGCTGCGACGGCCACCGAGCAGATCGCCCAGAGTTTCGCCGGCCGCGCCGGCCACGCCCTCGAGCCCGTCATCAAGCCGCTCGGTTTCGACTGGCGCGTCGGCATCGGGCTCATCACCTCGATGGCGGCGCGCGAGGTGTTCGTCAGCTCGATGGCCGTCGTGTTCAGCGTCGACAACTTCGCGGGCGGCAAAAACGCCGACGTCGCGCCCCTGCGCCGCTCGCTCACCACGGCCACCTGGCCGGGCGGGGCCAAACTTTTCACCCCGCTCGTTTGCCTCACGCTCATGGTGTATTATGTTTTCGCCATGCAATGCATGAGCACCGTCGCCGTGGTGCGGCGTGAGACCAATGGCTGGAAATGGCCGCTGTTCCAGTTCGCCTACATGACCGGCACCGCGTGGGTTGTGTGCTTCGTCATCTACCAGACCGGCCGCGCGCTGGGTTACTGA
- a CDS encoding FeoB-associated Cys-rich membrane protein: protein MSPQLQTIIALAIVAVTVAWFAWRSFAKRKNPGCGSEGCAAVSPEVKKLRAKLKR, encoded by the coding sequence ATGAGCCCGCAACTCCAGACGATTATCGCCCTGGCCATCGTCGCCGTGACCGTCGCGTGGTTCGCCTGGCGTTCGTTCGCCAAACGGAAGAATCCCGGCTGTGGCAGCGAGGGCTGCGCCGCCGTCAGCCCGGAAGTGAAGAAACTCCGGGCGAAGCTGAAGCGGTAA
- a CDS encoding MFS transporter, with protein MTAAAHADKKLHYAWIAAGVTFFTLLAAAGARATSGVILLPFGNEFQWSRSTVSTIVAINIFLYGLIGPFAAALYQRFGLRRTMVAAMALLSAGYGLSTVATHYWQFVILWGVVVGIGSGMAAAVLGAAVANKWFTEKRGLVMGLLTASTATGQLIFLPVLASAVTTYHNWRAAPWIVAGATLLAIPVIWWLMRDGPRDVGLRPYGETGPVETAAPAAVGNPAKRAMDTLIEAMRVRDFWLLAGSFFVCGASTNGLIGTHLISAAFDCGIPEVRAASLLALMGLFDLVGTTASGWLSDRYNCRYLLFMYYGLRGVSLLFLPSALLGPTAGLGVFALFYGLDWIATVPPTVKLTGEVFGREKASIVFGWIAAAHQVGAACAAYAAGALRTATGTYTLAFFSAGALCVVAALIVLPIGKGRALAPQPA; from the coding sequence ATGACCGCCGCCGCCCACGCCGACAAGAAGCTCCACTATGCCTGGATCGCCGCCGGCGTGACTTTCTTCACGCTGCTGGCCGCGGCGGGCGCGCGCGCCACGTCGGGCGTCATCCTGCTGCCGTTCGGCAACGAGTTCCAGTGGAGCCGCTCGACGGTGTCGACGATCGTGGCGATCAACATCTTCCTCTACGGGCTCATCGGGCCGTTCGCCGCGGCTTTGTATCAGCGCTTCGGGCTGCGGCGGACGATGGTGGCGGCCATGGCGCTGCTGTCGGCGGGCTACGGGCTGTCGACGGTGGCGACCCATTACTGGCAGTTTGTGATCTTGTGGGGCGTGGTGGTGGGCATCGGTTCCGGCATGGCGGCGGCGGTGCTCGGCGCAGCGGTGGCGAACAAGTGGTTCACCGAGAAGCGCGGGCTCGTGATGGGCCTGCTCACGGCCAGCACGGCGACCGGCCAGCTGATTTTCCTCCCGGTCCTGGCGAGCGCGGTGACGACCTACCACAACTGGCGCGCGGCGCCGTGGATCGTGGCGGGTGCGACCCTGCTGGCGATCCCGGTCATCTGGTGGCTGATGCGCGACGGCCCGCGCGACGTCGGCCTGCGGCCGTATGGCGAGACCGGGCCGGTCGAGACGGCCGCGCCGGCGGCCGTGGGCAATCCCGCGAAGCGCGCCATGGATACCTTGATCGAGGCCATGCGCGTGCGGGATTTCTGGCTGTTGGCCGGCTCGTTCTTCGTGTGCGGCGCCAGCACCAACGGGCTCATCGGCACGCACCTGATCTCCGCGGCGTTCGACTGCGGCATCCCCGAGGTGCGGGCGGCGAGCCTGCTCGCGCTGATGGGCCTGTTCGACCTCGTCGGCACGACGGCGTCGGGCTGGCTGAGCGACCGCTACAACTGCCGCTACCTGCTGTTCATGTATTACGGGCTGCGCGGGGTCTCGCTCCTGTTCCTGCCCTCCGCGCTACTCGGGCCGACCGCCGGGCTGGGGGTCTTTGCCCTTTTCTACGGACTCGATTGGATCGCCACTGTGCCGCCGACGGTGAAGCTGACCGGCGAAGTGTTTGGCCGCGAGAAGGCCAGCATCGTCTTCGGTTGGATCGCGGCGGCGCACCAGGTGGGAGCGGCGTGTGCCGCCTATGCGGCCGGCGCGCTGCGCACGGCCACCGGAACCTACACGCTGGCCTTCTTCAGCGCGGGCGCACTGTGTGTCGTCGCTGCGCTGATCGTGCTGCCGATCGGCAAAGGACGGGCGCTGGCGCCGCAGCCGGCGTGA